In Symphalangus syndactylus isolate Jambi chromosome 14, NHGRI_mSymSyn1-v2.1_pri, whole genome shotgun sequence, one DNA window encodes the following:
- the PGAP6 gene encoding post-GPI attachment to proteins factor 6 isoform X2 — MGRAGTGTGGEAVAAVVAGPLLLLLLLLLARPPPASAGDSGKTEVGLVSEHFSQAPQRLSFYSWYGSARLFRFRVPPDTVLLRWLLQVSRESGAACTDAEITVHFRSGAPPVINPLGTSFPDDTTVQPSFQGLAPTCAYVFQPELLVTRVVEISIMEPDVPLPQTLLSHPSYLKVFVPDYTRELLLELRDCVSNRSLGCPVRLTVGPVTLPSNFQKVLTCTGAPWPCRLLLPSPPWDRWLQVTAESLVGPLGTVAFSAVAALTACRPRSVTVQPLLQRSQNQSFNASSGLLSPSPDHQDLGRNGRVDRSPFCLTSYPVMREDMDVVSVHFQPLDRVSVRVCADTPSVMRLHLNTGMDSGGSFTISLRANKTEMRNETVIVACVNAASPFLGFNISLNCTTAFFQGYPLSLSASSHRANLIIPYPETDNWYLSLQLMCPENAEDCEQAVVHVETTLYLVPCLNDCGPYGQCLLLRRHSYLYASCSCKAGWRGWSCTDNSTAQTVAQQRAAALLLTLSNLMFLAPIAISVQRFFLVEASVYAYTMFFSTFYHACDQPGEAVLCILSYDTLQYCDFLGSGAAIWVTILCMARLKTVLKYVLFLLGTLVIAMSLQLDRRGIWNMLGPCLFAFVIMASMWAYRCGHRRQCYPTSWQRWAFYLLPGVSMASVGIAIYTSMMTSDNYYYTHSIWHVLLAGSAALLLPPPDPQAEPWACSQKFPCHYQICKNDREELYTVT; from the exons ATGGGCCGGGCTGGCACCGGGACCGGGGGCGAGGCGGTGGCCGCGGTGGTGGCGgggccgctgctgctgctgctgctgctcctgctcgCCCGGCCCCCGCCTGCCTCCGCCGGCGACAGCGGGAAGACCG AGGTGGGGCTGGTGTCCGAACACTTCTCGCAGGCCCCGCAGAGGCTGTCCTTCTACAGCTGGTACGGCAGTGCCAGGCTCTTCCGCTTCCGCGTGCCCCCAGACACCGTGCTTCTGCGCTGGCTACTGCAGGTCTCCCGGGAGAGCGGCGCCGCCTGCACCGACGCAGAGATCACCGT GCACTTCCGTTCCGGCGCCCCTCCGGTCATCAACCCACTGGGCACCAGCTTCCCGGACGACACCACGGTGCAGCCCTCCTTCCAG GGCTTGGCCCCCACCTGTGCCTACGTCTTCCAGCCTGAACTGCTGGTCACACGGGTGGTCGAGATTTCCATCATGGAGCCGGATGTGCCCCTTCCACAGACCCTCCTCTCCCATCCCAGCTACCTCAA GGTCTTTGTCCCTGATTACACGCGGGAGCTTCTGCTGGAGCTGCGGGACTGCGTGTCCAACAGGAGCCTGGGCTGCCCCGTGCGTCTCACCGTGGGCCCGGTCACCCTGCCCAGCAACTTCCAGAAGGTGCTCACCTGCACCGGTGCCCCCTGGCCCTGCCGCCTGCTGCTGCCCTCACCGCCCTGGGACCGGTGGCTGCAAGTGACAGCTGAGAGCCTGGTGGGGCCCCTCGGGACAGTGGCTTTCAGTGCTGTAGCTGCCCTCACAG CTTGCAGGCCACGGAGTGTGACCGTCCAGCCCCTTCTGCAGAGGAGCCAAAACCAGAGCTTCAACGCCTCCTCTGGTCTGCTGTCCCCGAGCCCCGACCACCAGGACCTGGGCAGGAATGGCAGGGTGGACCGCAGCCCCTTCTGCCTCACAAGCTACCCAGTCATGCGGGAGGACATGGACGTAGTGTCCGTTCACTTCCAGCCCCTGGACAGGGTCTCGGTGAGGGTGTGTGCGGACACACCCTCCGTGATGCGGCTGCACCTGAACACCGGCATGGACAGCGGGGGTTCCTTCACCATCTCCCTGCGGGCCAACAAG ACAGAGATGCGGAACGAGACCGTCATAGTGGCCTGTGTGAATGCTGCCTCGCCCTTCCTTGGCTTCAACATTTCACTCAACTGCACCACAG CCTTCTTCCAGGGCTACCCCTTGTCTCTGAGCGCTTCGTCTCACAGGGCCAACCTCATCATCCCCTACCCAGAGACAGACAACTGGTACCTCTCCCTGCAGCTCATGTGCCCTGAGAATGCTGA GGACTGTGAGCAGGCTGTGGTCCATGTGGAGACCACCTTGTACCTGGTGCCCTGTTTGAACGATTGTGGACCCTACGGCCAGTGCCTCCTGCTCCGCAGACACAGCTACCTGTATGCCAGCTGCAGCTGCAAGGCAG GCTGGCGTGGTTGGAGCTGCACGGACAACAGCACAGCCCAGACGGTGGCCCAGCAGAGGGCAGCTGCACTGCTGCTCACACTCAGCAACCTCATGTTCCTCGCCCCCATCGCCATCTCAGTGCAGCGGTTCTTCCTGGTGGAGGCCTCTGTCTACGCCTATACCATGTTCTTCTCCACG TTCTACCACGCCTGCGACCAGCCCGGGGAGGCGGTGCTGTGCATCCTCAGCTACGACACGCTGCAGTACTGCGACTTCCTGGGCTCTGGGGCGGCCATCTGGGTCACCATCCTGTGCATGGCACGGCTCAAGACAGTCCTGAAATAC GTGCTGTTTCTTCTGGGTACACTGGTCATCGCCATGTCCTTGCAGCTGGACCGCAGGGGCATCTGGAACATGCTGGGGCCCTGCCTCTTTGCCTTCGTGATCATGGCCTCCATGTGG GCTTACCGCTGCGGGCACCGGCGCCAGTGTTACCCCACCTCGTGGCAGCGCTGGGCCTTCTACCTCCTGCCCGGCGTCTCCATGGCCTCTGTGGGCATTGCCATCTACACCTCCATGATGACCAGCGACAACTACTACTACACCCACAGCATCTGGCACGTCCTGCTGGCCGGGAGCgcagccttgctgctgccaccacctgACCCGCAGGCCGAGCCCTGGGCCTGCTCGCAGAAATTCCCCTGCCACTATCAGATCTGCAAGAACGATCGGGAGGAACTGTACACAGTGACGTAA
- the PGAP6 gene encoding post-GPI attachment to proteins factor 6 isoform X1, which translates to MGRAGTGTGGEAVAAVVAGPLLLLLLLLLARPPPASAGDSGKTEVGLVSEHFSQAPQRLSFYSWYGSARLFRFRVPPDTVLLRWLLQVSRESGAACTDAEITVHFRSGAPPVINPLGTSFPDDTTVQPSFQVRVPLSATPLSNASVNVSHPAPGDWFLAAHLPPSSQKMELKGLAPTCAYVFQPELLVTRVVEISIMEPDVPLPQTLLSHPSYLKVFVPDYTRELLLELRDCVSNRSLGCPVRLTVGPVTLPSNFQKVLTCTGAPWPCRLLLPSPPWDRWLQVTAESLVGPLGTVAFSAVAALTACRPRSVTVQPLLQRSQNQSFNASSGLLSPSPDHQDLGRNGRVDRSPFCLTSYPVMREDMDVVSVHFQPLDRVSVRVCADTPSVMRLHLNTGMDSGGSFTISLRANKTEMRNETVIVACVNAASPFLGFNISLNCTTAFFQGYPLSLSASSHRANLIIPYPETDNWYLSLQLMCPENAEDCEQAVVHVETTLYLVPCLNDCGPYGQCLLLRRHSYLYASCSCKAGWRGWSCTDNSTAQTVAQQRAAALLLTLSNLMFLAPIAISVQRFFLVEASVYAYTMFFSTFYHACDQPGEAVLCILSYDTLQYCDFLGSGAAIWVTILCMARLKTVLKYVLFLLGTLVIAMSLQLDRRGIWNMLGPCLFAFVIMASMWAYRCGHRRQCYPTSWQRWAFYLLPGVSMASVGIAIYTSMMTSDNYYYTHSIWHVLLAGSAALLLPPPDPQAEPWACSQKFPCHYQICKNDREELYTVT; encoded by the exons ATGGGCCGGGCTGGCACCGGGACCGGGGGCGAGGCGGTGGCCGCGGTGGTGGCGgggccgctgctgctgctgctgctgctcctgctcgCCCGGCCCCCGCCTGCCTCCGCCGGCGACAGCGGGAAGACCG AGGTGGGGCTGGTGTCCGAACACTTCTCGCAGGCCCCGCAGAGGCTGTCCTTCTACAGCTGGTACGGCAGTGCCAGGCTCTTCCGCTTCCGCGTGCCCCCAGACACCGTGCTTCTGCGCTGGCTACTGCAGGTCTCCCGGGAGAGCGGCGCCGCCTGCACCGACGCAGAGATCACCGT GCACTTCCGTTCCGGCGCCCCTCCGGTCATCAACCCACTGGGCACCAGCTTCCCGGACGACACCACGGTGCAGCCCTCCTTCCAGGTCAGGGTGCCGCTGAGCGCCACACCGCTAAGCAATGCCTCCGTCAACGTTTCCCACCCGGCCCCCGGGGACTGGTTCTTGGCCGCCCACCTGCCCCCCTCATCCCAGAAGATGGAGTTGAAG GGCTTGGCCCCCACCTGTGCCTACGTCTTCCAGCCTGAACTGCTGGTCACACGGGTGGTCGAGATTTCCATCATGGAGCCGGATGTGCCCCTTCCACAGACCCTCCTCTCCCATCCCAGCTACCTCAA GGTCTTTGTCCCTGATTACACGCGGGAGCTTCTGCTGGAGCTGCGGGACTGCGTGTCCAACAGGAGCCTGGGCTGCCCCGTGCGTCTCACCGTGGGCCCGGTCACCCTGCCCAGCAACTTCCAGAAGGTGCTCACCTGCACCGGTGCCCCCTGGCCCTGCCGCCTGCTGCTGCCCTCACCGCCCTGGGACCGGTGGCTGCAAGTGACAGCTGAGAGCCTGGTGGGGCCCCTCGGGACAGTGGCTTTCAGTGCTGTAGCTGCCCTCACAG CTTGCAGGCCACGGAGTGTGACCGTCCAGCCCCTTCTGCAGAGGAGCCAAAACCAGAGCTTCAACGCCTCCTCTGGTCTGCTGTCCCCGAGCCCCGACCACCAGGACCTGGGCAGGAATGGCAGGGTGGACCGCAGCCCCTTCTGCCTCACAAGCTACCCAGTCATGCGGGAGGACATGGACGTAGTGTCCGTTCACTTCCAGCCCCTGGACAGGGTCTCGGTGAGGGTGTGTGCGGACACACCCTCCGTGATGCGGCTGCACCTGAACACCGGCATGGACAGCGGGGGTTCCTTCACCATCTCCCTGCGGGCCAACAAG ACAGAGATGCGGAACGAGACCGTCATAGTGGCCTGTGTGAATGCTGCCTCGCCCTTCCTTGGCTTCAACATTTCACTCAACTGCACCACAG CCTTCTTCCAGGGCTACCCCTTGTCTCTGAGCGCTTCGTCTCACAGGGCCAACCTCATCATCCCCTACCCAGAGACAGACAACTGGTACCTCTCCCTGCAGCTCATGTGCCCTGAGAATGCTGA GGACTGTGAGCAGGCTGTGGTCCATGTGGAGACCACCTTGTACCTGGTGCCCTGTTTGAACGATTGTGGACCCTACGGCCAGTGCCTCCTGCTCCGCAGACACAGCTACCTGTATGCCAGCTGCAGCTGCAAGGCAG GCTGGCGTGGTTGGAGCTGCACGGACAACAGCACAGCCCAGACGGTGGCCCAGCAGAGGGCAGCTGCACTGCTGCTCACACTCAGCAACCTCATGTTCCTCGCCCCCATCGCCATCTCAGTGCAGCGGTTCTTCCTGGTGGAGGCCTCTGTCTACGCCTATACCATGTTCTTCTCCACG TTCTACCACGCCTGCGACCAGCCCGGGGAGGCGGTGCTGTGCATCCTCAGCTACGACACGCTGCAGTACTGCGACTTCCTGGGCTCTGGGGCGGCCATCTGGGTCACCATCCTGTGCATGGCACGGCTCAAGACAGTCCTGAAATAC GTGCTGTTTCTTCTGGGTACACTGGTCATCGCCATGTCCTTGCAGCTGGACCGCAGGGGCATCTGGAACATGCTGGGGCCCTGCCTCTTTGCCTTCGTGATCATGGCCTCCATGTGG GCTTACCGCTGCGGGCACCGGCGCCAGTGTTACCCCACCTCGTGGCAGCGCTGGGCCTTCTACCTCCTGCCCGGCGTCTCCATGGCCTCTGTGGGCATTGCCATCTACACCTCCATGATGACCAGCGACAACTACTACTACACCCACAGCATCTGGCACGTCCTGCTGGCCGGGAGCgcagccttgctgctgccaccacctgACCCGCAGGCCGAGCCCTGGGCCTGCTCGCAGAAATTCCCCTGCCACTATCAGATCTGCAAGAACGATCGGGAGGAACTGTACACAGTGACGTAA
- the PGAP6 gene encoding post-GPI attachment to proteins factor 6 isoform X3: MELKGLAPTCAYVFQPELLVTRVVEISIMEPDVPLPQTLLSHPSYLKVFVPDYTRELLLELRDCVSNRSLGCPVRLTVGPVTLPSNFQKVLTCTGAPWPCRLLLPSPPWDRWLQVTAESLVGPLGTVAFSAVAALTACRPRSVTVQPLLQRSQNQSFNASSGLLSPSPDHQDLGRNGRVDRSPFCLTSYPVMREDMDVVSVHFQPLDRVSVRVCADTPSVMRLHLNTGMDSGGSFTISLRANKTEMRNETVIVACVNAASPFLGFNISLNCTTAFFQGYPLSLSASSHRANLIIPYPETDNWYLSLQLMCPENAEDCEQAVVHVETTLYLVPCLNDCGPYGQCLLLRRHSYLYASCSCKAGWRGWSCTDNSTAQTVAQQRAAALLLTLSNLMFLAPIAISVQRFFLVEASVYAYTMFFSTFYHACDQPGEAVLCILSYDTLQYCDFLGSGAAIWVTILCMARLKTVLKYVLFLLGTLVIAMSLQLDRRGIWNMLGPCLFAFVIMASMWAYRCGHRRQCYPTSWQRWAFYLLPGVSMASVGIAIYTSMMTSDNYYYTHSIWHVLLAGSAALLLPPPDPQAEPWACSQKFPCHYQICKNDREELYTVT, translated from the exons ATGGAGTTGAAG GGCTTGGCCCCCACCTGTGCCTACGTCTTCCAGCCTGAACTGCTGGTCACACGGGTGGTCGAGATTTCCATCATGGAGCCGGATGTGCCCCTTCCACAGACCCTCCTCTCCCATCCCAGCTACCTCAA GGTCTTTGTCCCTGATTACACGCGGGAGCTTCTGCTGGAGCTGCGGGACTGCGTGTCCAACAGGAGCCTGGGCTGCCCCGTGCGTCTCACCGTGGGCCCGGTCACCCTGCCCAGCAACTTCCAGAAGGTGCTCACCTGCACCGGTGCCCCCTGGCCCTGCCGCCTGCTGCTGCCCTCACCGCCCTGGGACCGGTGGCTGCAAGTGACAGCTGAGAGCCTGGTGGGGCCCCTCGGGACAGTGGCTTTCAGTGCTGTAGCTGCCCTCACAG CTTGCAGGCCACGGAGTGTGACCGTCCAGCCCCTTCTGCAGAGGAGCCAAAACCAGAGCTTCAACGCCTCCTCTGGTCTGCTGTCCCCGAGCCCCGACCACCAGGACCTGGGCAGGAATGGCAGGGTGGACCGCAGCCCCTTCTGCCTCACAAGCTACCCAGTCATGCGGGAGGACATGGACGTAGTGTCCGTTCACTTCCAGCCCCTGGACAGGGTCTCGGTGAGGGTGTGTGCGGACACACCCTCCGTGATGCGGCTGCACCTGAACACCGGCATGGACAGCGGGGGTTCCTTCACCATCTCCCTGCGGGCCAACAAG ACAGAGATGCGGAACGAGACCGTCATAGTGGCCTGTGTGAATGCTGCCTCGCCCTTCCTTGGCTTCAACATTTCACTCAACTGCACCACAG CCTTCTTCCAGGGCTACCCCTTGTCTCTGAGCGCTTCGTCTCACAGGGCCAACCTCATCATCCCCTACCCAGAGACAGACAACTGGTACCTCTCCCTGCAGCTCATGTGCCCTGAGAATGCTGA GGACTGTGAGCAGGCTGTGGTCCATGTGGAGACCACCTTGTACCTGGTGCCCTGTTTGAACGATTGTGGACCCTACGGCCAGTGCCTCCTGCTCCGCAGACACAGCTACCTGTATGCCAGCTGCAGCTGCAAGGCAG GCTGGCGTGGTTGGAGCTGCACGGACAACAGCACAGCCCAGACGGTGGCCCAGCAGAGGGCAGCTGCACTGCTGCTCACACTCAGCAACCTCATGTTCCTCGCCCCCATCGCCATCTCAGTGCAGCGGTTCTTCCTGGTGGAGGCCTCTGTCTACGCCTATACCATGTTCTTCTCCACG TTCTACCACGCCTGCGACCAGCCCGGGGAGGCGGTGCTGTGCATCCTCAGCTACGACACGCTGCAGTACTGCGACTTCCTGGGCTCTGGGGCGGCCATCTGGGTCACCATCCTGTGCATGGCACGGCTCAAGACAGTCCTGAAATAC GTGCTGTTTCTTCTGGGTACACTGGTCATCGCCATGTCCTTGCAGCTGGACCGCAGGGGCATCTGGAACATGCTGGGGCCCTGCCTCTTTGCCTTCGTGATCATGGCCTCCATGTGG GCTTACCGCTGCGGGCACCGGCGCCAGTGTTACCCCACCTCGTGGCAGCGCTGGGCCTTCTACCTCCTGCCCGGCGTCTCCATGGCCTCTGTGGGCATTGCCATCTACACCTCCATGATGACCAGCGACAACTACTACTACACCCACAGCATCTGGCACGTCCTGCTGGCCGGGAGCgcagccttgctgctgccaccacctgACCCGCAGGCCGAGCCCTGGGCCTGCTCGCAGAAATTCCCCTGCCACTATCAGATCTGCAAGAACGATCGGGAGGAACTGTACACAGTGACGTAA